From bacterium, the proteins below share one genomic window:
- a CDS encoding M23 family metallopeptidase encodes MIRKGILINLLSIVFLIGCVHTPFYYWSLEAQKGVYHKMEKGQTLWRIAKTYGVSVEELIRINRIGDITNIRIGQQIFIPGASEVLKVDMSKPIPPPVDTVIVQVSAPPEGPINQIASSFIWPLEGKIISGFGPRGNSMHNGIDIKVDLGTPIRAAADGVVTYSQSTYRGYGNAIIITHEDDWTTVYAHNSVNLVKEGQKVRQGEIIGKVGQTGNASTPHLHFEVWKGFIAQDPCIYLP; translated from the coding sequence ATGATTAGAAAAGGTATATTAATTAATCTTTTAAGTATAGTCTTTCTTATAGGTTGCGTGCATACACCTTTTTATTACTGGAGTTTAGAGGCACAAAAAGGTGTATATCATAAAATGGAGAAAGGACAAACACTCTGGCGGATTGCAAAAACCTATGGTGTTTCTGTTGAAGAACTTATTAGAATAAATAGGATTGGAGATATAACCAATATCCGAATAGGACAACAAATATTTATTCCTGGAGCATCAGAGGTATTAAAAGTAGATATGTCTAAACCAATACCTCCTCCAGTAGATACCGTTATTGTCCAGGTGAGTGCTCCTCCAGAAGGACCAATAAATCAAATCGCATCTTCTTTTATCTGGCCTTTAGAAGGTAAAATCATCTCTGGTTTTGGTCCCAGGGGAAATTCAATGCATAATGGCATTGATATTAAAGTTGACTTAGGAACTCCAATCAGAGCCGCCGCAGATGGGGTAGTAACTTATAGCCAGAGCACATATCGAGGTTATGGCAATGCTATCATCATTACCCATGAGGATGATTGGACAACCGTATATGCCCATAATTCTGTAAATTTAGTCAAGGAAGGTCAGAAGGTTAGACAAGGTGAGATAATTGGTAAAGTAGGACAGACCGGAAATGCCTCCACCCCTCATCTTCACTTTGAAGTCTGGAAAGGATTCATTGCTCAAGACCCGTGTATTTACTTGCCGTAA